One genomic region from Halobacteriovorax sp. HLS encodes:
- a CDS encoding TRAP transporter small permease, whose product MKVLGTLDQFLEKFARYGLVFSVLTMLILSVLTIVLRWFDTTIHWVEPFVRHLVFLSTFLGGVLATGRGEHIGIDIVSKWLEARHLDKAQAIIKRIISLASCLTLLWMIKASYDFFLVELKYGKEVFWGIKSGYLVAIIPFGFSLIAYRFFYSFISSFGGDE is encoded by the coding sequence ATGAAAGTTTTAGGAACGCTAGATCAATTTTTAGAAAAATTTGCGCGCTATGGACTCGTTTTTAGCGTTTTAACAATGCTTATTTTAAGTGTGTTAACGATCGTTTTGAGATGGTTCGATACAACGATCCATTGGGTTGAACCATTCGTTAGACACTTGGTTTTCTTAAGTACATTTCTGGGTGGTGTTCTCGCTACAGGTAGGGGAGAGCATATCGGAATTGATATTGTTAGTAAGTGGCTTGAGGCCAGACACTTAGATAAGGCACAAGCAATAATCAAGAGGATCATTTCTCTTGCATCATGCTTAACTTTGTTATGGATGATTAAAGCCTCTTATGACTTTTTTCTAGTGGAACTTAAATATGGAAAAGAAGTCTTTTGGGGAATCAAAAGTGGGTATTTAGTCGCCATCATTCCTTTTGGATTTTCTCTAATTGCTTATAGATTCTTCTATAGTTTCATAAGCTCTTTTGGGGGGGATGAGTAA